From one Desulfitibacter sp. BRH_c19 genomic stretch:
- a CDS encoding aspartate racemase, with protein MKKIGLIGGMSWESSVEYYRLINEEVKLKLGGLHSAECLLYSVDFDKIEFYMRNDQWDSILQILVAAAKTLENGGADFIILCTNTMHKLAEQIQKEITVALLHIADATADEITKAKIKKVGLLGTRPTMEQNFYRNGLEEKEIQVLIPNEIDREIVHDIIFKELCLGTIKQESRLEFKRIIEKLVLMGADGIILGCTEIPLLVKKEDSKVPLFDTTYIHAIRAVEKSLNII; from the coding sequence ATGAAGAAAATTGGATTAATCGGAGGCATGAGTTGGGAGTCAAGCGTTGAGTACTATAGATTAATTAATGAAGAAGTAAAACTTAAACTAGGAGGTCTGCATTCTGCTGAGTGCTTATTATATAGCGTAGATTTTGATAAGATTGAATTCTATATGAGAAACGACCAATGGGACTCCATATTACAGATTCTAGTTGCGGCAGCTAAGACTTTGGAAAATGGAGGAGCAGACTTTATCATTTTATGTACAAACACAATGCATAAACTAGCCGAGCAGATTCAAAAAGAAATAACTGTTGCATTATTACATATTGCTGATGCCACAGCAGATGAAATTACAAAAGCTAAAATAAAGAAAGTTGGATTGCTTGGAACCCGTCCCACAATGGAGCAGAATTTTTATAGAAATGGACTTGAAGAAAAAGAAATTCAAGTTCTAATACCTAATGAAATAGACAGAGAGATAGTGCATGACATCATTTTTAAAGAGCTATGTCTAGGAACCATTAAACAAGAATCTAGGTTAGAATTTAAAAGAATTATTGAGAAATTAGTTTTGATGGGTGCAGATGGAATAATACTTGGGTGCACGGAGATTCCCCTGCTAGTAAAAAAGGAAGACTCGAAAGTACCTTTATTTGATACTACATATATTCACGCTATAAGGGCAGTAGAAAAATCGTTAAATATAATTTAA
- a CDS encoding radical SAM protein encodes MKILLLEHPRSISTERCNDIANTPLSSCLLTGYAAGILKGNGHEVKIIEGFLDKLSYEEIWKELKDFKPDILGVHMIYHWKNDGKLYSFLETVKNEGLTPYVTAYGFYPTFGYEEILQSCKAIDSIILGEPELTFAELAAALSNKTSHENIQGLAYQSSHGSIIYSKGKPVENLDTLPFPVRTKASFSIGEVNILGSRGCYGACTFCYISSFYVHSPKWRGRSPENIIAEIDEILSNHNLNYFYFTDPNFFGPGQNGQERVLRLASLIKPRKIRFGIEARVNDIHDESIKALVDAGLCHILIGLESGKNESLKRLNKMTTVSQNEKAIKILRKHGIEPSIGFIMFEPDSSLEDIRINFEFLKRNSLLKNLDITVNVLYHHMIILQGTKAYKSLKSEGCLDISPYSTYEASTSYVNQQVFTLAAIMRDITNYIFYRLEEIWSKKVPEPTNAPLKYERINRLLVGCFETALASLENGKYFSDKEMETFICKTKKQIDKLF; translated from the coding sequence ATGAAGATACTTTTATTGGAGCATCCCAGGAGCATCAGTACTGAGAGATGTAATGATATAGCAAACACTCCCCTTTCCTCATGCCTACTTACTGGTTATGCTGCAGGGATTTTAAAAGGTAATGGACATGAAGTGAAAATTATAGAAGGATTCCTTGATAAACTTTCGTATGAAGAGATATGGAAGGAGCTTAAAGATTTCAAGCCTGATATTTTAGGTGTTCATATGATTTATCACTGGAAGAATGATGGCAAGCTTTATAGCTTTCTTGAGACTGTGAAAAATGAAGGACTTACTCCATATGTTACTGCTTATGGCTTTTACCCTACCTTTGGCTATGAAGAAATCCTGCAAAGCTGTAAAGCAATTGACTCTATTATCCTGGGAGAACCAGAGTTAACCTTTGCTGAATTAGCAGCTGCTCTTTCTAATAAAACATCTCATGAAAATATCCAGGGATTAGCTTATCAATCTTCACATGGCAGTATTATCTACTCTAAAGGAAAGCCTGTTGAAAATCTTGATACCCTCCCCTTTCCAGTCCGTACAAAAGCTTCATTTAGTATTGGTGAGGTAAACATCCTAGGTAGTCGTGGATGCTACGGTGCCTGTACCTTTTGCTATATTAGTTCATTTTATGTTCATAGTCCAAAATGGCGCGGACGAAGTCCTGAAAATATCATAGCTGAAATAGATGAAATATTATCAAACCATAATCTCAATTATTTCTATTTTACTGATCCAAACTTTTTTGGTCCTGGCCAGAATGGTCAAGAAAGGGTTTTACGTCTAGCTTCTCTCATTAAACCAAGAAAAATTAGATTTGGAATTGAAGCCAGGGTAAATGATATTCACGATGAATCAATAAAAGCTTTGGTAGATGCAGGCTTATGCCATATTTTAATTGGTCTTGAAAGTGGCAAGAATGAATCTCTAAAGCGCTTGAATAAAATGACGACCGTATCTCAAAATGAAAAGGCTATAAAAATCCTACGCAAACATGGTATAGAACCAAGTATAGGATTTATTATGTTTGAACCAGATTCTTCGTTGGAAGATATTAGAATTAATTTTGAATTCCTTAAAAGAAACAGCCTACTCAAAAACCTTGATATTACTGTGAATGTCCTTTATCATCACATGATAATCCTTCAGGGCACAAAAGCTTACAAATCACTTAAAAGTGAGGGGTGCTTGGATATCTCACCCTATTCAACATACGAGGCCAGCACATCCTATGTTAACCAGCAGGTCTTTACTCTAGCAGCTATAATGAGGGATATTACTAACTATATTTTCTATCGCTTAGAAGAGATTTGGAGCAAAAAAGTACCTGAACCAACAAATGCTCCCTTAAAATATGAGAGGATTAATAGACTTCTAGTAGGGTGTTTTGAAACAGCCTTAGCTTCGTTAGAAAATGGAAAATATTTTAGTGATAAAGAGATGGAAACCTTTATTTGCAAAACTAAAAAACAGATTGATAAGCTATTTTAA
- a CDS encoding radical SAM protein, whose product MRILLIQALSMDEASSERVYPIGIVSLATHIENKGYQVELLDMNVEIDPFRALKEKMASFEPEVVAISLRNIDPLGNKTSSLIPNFVVTVRMVAKLLPKTWIIVGGTGFSLFPERLLLEIPEIHYGIVGEAENSFPALLSSLEKPSFIKGLCVRKGNEVIVTPPSMDFDMTNDYLQPSRKLLDPSPYLKANSYVPVIGIETKRGCPYNCAYCVYPNLQGKKLRCRTPEGVVDEIKFLIKEYGIHRFHFNDPIINAPFGHLEQICEEILRRKLKITWGGFFREDNITEKNVALFERAGCECFAFSPDGLCQEALDTLKKNLTEEDILKAASLVAKSDVISIYHFMANVPGETDETVRKGVKLLERIYDIHSVKRNLGTIILNNIRILPGTPVEAMAIEQGFIEKDTDLLYPTYYNPTPFDKLRYKLETLHLCKNVFMWQEVK is encoded by the coding sequence ATGCGTATACTGTTAATACAAGCTTTATCAATGGATGAAGCCTCATCTGAAAGGGTATATCCCATAGGGATTGTATCACTTGCTACTCATATTGAAAACAAGGGGTATCAGGTAGAGCTTCTAGATATGAATGTTGAGATAGACCCCTTTAGGGCACTAAAAGAGAAGATGGCCAGCTTTGAGCCTGAGGTAGTGGCAATATCACTTCGCAACATTGATCCTTTGGGAAATAAAACCAGCTCCCTCATTCCAAACTTTGTTGTTACTGTTCGTATGGTTGCAAAGCTTTTGCCAAAAACATGGATTATTGTAGGAGGTACTGGATTTTCTCTTTTCCCAGAACGTTTACTGCTGGAAATCCCCGAAATCCACTATGGGATTGTAGGAGAAGCTGAAAATTCTTTCCCAGCACTACTTTCGTCTCTAGAAAAGCCATCATTCATAAAGGGATTATGTGTGCGCAAGGGCAACGAAGTAATTGTTACACCTCCCTCTATGGACTTTGATATGACAAATGACTATTTACAGCCGTCCAGGAAGCTGTTGGACCCAAGTCCCTACTTAAAAGCCAACAGTTATGTTCCTGTCATTGGAATTGAGACAAAGAGGGGATGCCCCTATAATTGTGCTTATTGTGTCTACCCTAACCTCCAGGGGAAAAAGCTGCGTTGTCGTACACCTGAAGGTGTTGTAGATGAAATTAAATTTTTAATTAAGGAATATGGTATCCATAGGTTTCACTTTAATGATCCTATTATAAATGCTCCCTTTGGACACTTGGAACAAATTTGTGAGGAAATCCTGCGTAGAAAACTCAAAATCACGTGGGGTGGCTTTTTCCGAGAAGATAATATAACTGAAAAAAATGTAGCCCTTTTTGAAAGAGCAGGCTGTGAGTGCTTTGCCTTTTCCCCTGATGGACTTTGTCAAGAAGCATTAGATACTCTTAAAAAAAATCTTACTGAAGAAGATATTTTAAAAGCAGCCAGTTTAGTTGCTAAAAGTGATGTAATAAGTATTTATCATTTCATGGCAAATGTGCCCGGGGAAACAGACGAGACTGTTAGAAAAGGCGTTAAGCTTTTGGAACGCATCTATGACATACACTCTGTTAAGAGAAATTTAGGAACAATTATCCTTAATAATATTCGCATTCTACCAGGTACACCTGTTGAAGCCATGGCCATAGAACAGGGATTTATAGAAAAGGATACAGACCTGCTTTATCCAACATACTACAATCCTACACCCTTTGATAAATTAAGATACAAGCTGGAAACACTTCATCTTTGTAAAAATGTATTCATGTGGCAGGAGGTCAAATAA
- a CDS encoding aspartyl protease, which produces MKLRLHDGLLYSSIEITHCGVVKVIENIVIDTGAVETLISPDIVEDLGIVAELKDEIKSFYGVGGSLHYFFSKRIDQVNFGNVNLRDFKLDFGVIDPKGEINGLLGLDLLMEARAIINLKELTLKFDVS; this is translated from the coding sequence ATGAAACTACGATTACATGATGGATTACTATATAGTTCAATAGAAATAACACATTGTGGAGTAGTAAAAGTTATTGAGAATATTGTTATAGATACTGGTGCAGTTGAAACACTTATTTCTCCTGATATTGTTGAAGATCTTGGTATTGTAGCTGAATTAAAGGATGAAATAAAATCATTTTATGGTGTTGGAGGAAGTCTACATTATTTCTTTTCAAAACGAATTGATCAAGTGAATTTTGGAAACGTAAATTTGAGAGATTTTAAGCTAGATTTTGGTGTTATTGATCCGAAAGGTGAGATAAATGGGTTGCTAGGACTAGATTTGCTGATGGAAGCCAGAGCAATTATAAACTTAAAAGAATTGACATTAAAGTTTGATGTTTCATAG